The genomic DNA CCAGCATGTGTGCTGAATTTAATCTGTATCAGCCGTGTCCCCTTTGCTATAAAAATAACGTTCAGTGTTGTCCTGTTTCTTTCACTAATCCAATAAATCacaggaaaataaaataaaatcagtgACTCACCTTATACTGTAGATCTTGAAGGACCTCAGTAATGGCTTTCAGCCCAATATGTTCTTTCCCTATCTTTTGATTCAGATTTAAGTCAAAGTCATCCATCAACATAgcattgggggaaaaaaaaatgttatagGTGAAATATTGCAGAAATTATTGCTGATACATTAATTAGTGCATACTGTGGTTTGATTGACTGTGCTATACAGTACCTGCACAAATAGCGCAATAATGAGAACACCATTTTTCTTCCCAAGAGCCTCTTCTACACTGTTGAAGAGTGTTGAATTCCAGTGGATAAGATGCAGCtgaaacaacacaagttattACACATTATTATACAATGGTGATAAAATGTTCTAGCACCATATACTATCTTAATCCATAGGATTTAaaatgacgttggtccaccctttgcagctataacaacttcaactcttctggaaaggctttccacaaggagTGTTTAAGGGAATTTCTGacaattcttccagaagcgtatACAATACAAGCGCAATACATTTGTCAGGTCATatactgatgttggacgaggtgacaggctctcagtctccactctcattcatcccaaaggtgttctgttgggttgaggtcaggactctgtgtaggccagtcaagttcatccacaccaaactctcatTCGTGTCTTTGTGgatcttgctttgtgcactgttgcacagtcatgttggaacaggaagtagctgcaaagagtggactaacgtcatattaaaccctatagatttagaatgggatgtcacttaagctCATGTGCGAGCCAAAGCAGGtgatccaatacttttggcaatgtagTGTATGAACAGAACCATGACTTCACACTCACTAGGCAGATTGCAAAATCAGGAACATGTAGGCTTACTGATTTACTCCCCATCAGTGTAACCTACAGCTGCCATATCCACAAACTATTGACCCTTCCCACTCACGTGACCTTAGTAAGAGCGGCTGCCATTTTGGACATGTAGTGGACTGAAGTTTGAATGCAATGGACGAGAAAAcgtaaatgaaaaacgaaaaAGAAAAACGAGTAAAATAAAATGCAGAAAACACCTTCACTGTCCAGCGATGTAGGGCATTTACAGGGTGAGCAGAGGGATCGTCCCTGGAGCCGGTGGTCGCCATCTTATTACAGCTAAGGtttgtttacattcacatttaacGAACTGCATGTCGCACACTGAAACAAGTTAGTATCAACCAGCGGCGTTTTCTCCCGGGAGCCAAGGCCCTATCTTGTCCGACAATCACTATTATTGTAAATACAGGACTGTTTTGTGGacattctttctttgtgtggagatgtgtgagggagggagagagagagacagtgcgtgtgtgttgcagttaCCAATGACCCTCGTCCAGTCTGTTATGTGTTTTACATGGTCTGTAGGTTAGAGTATGTTGTTAAATAATAAACATGAGTATGAGTATGGTTAGAGTATGTTGTGTTTCTATGCATGGTGCAAAatatataacccccccccccccatcaaaaaaacaaacaacaaacaaataaatacgtATTCGTACTAGTCTACTATTCAGTTCAGACGAGAGCTTAATTTAGTCAAATTGTGTTCGCTCTCGAAAGCTTTGCCCGCGGACATGCGATTGATCTTGCAAACGCAAACACGCATGCCAGAAATCTctatcacatattaaaaaatataaagACAAACTTGCGCTCACGAAGCAGACGATTAAAGCCTCAATGCTTGCATAAAACGCCACCTCACTGAATATGAGCCAGTGGACAAGGCCATCAGCAAATCCATGCAGCACTAGAATGGGCCTGATGTTGAGTTTCGCAAATTACATGTCAAAGATATGTGTTGATaactttattgttactttgaggcTACCAAAGGACGCTGTTGTTCTATTCCTTTCGATTATCCTTTTAATTGTTTCCGCGTGTTAGCCGTGGTAGACTACTGGTAGTCCATGTCCAAAATGGCACTTACTTTTGCTCTGACGTCACGTGGGATGGGTCaatagatacagacggttagaaggttgccgcccatatatctatggttgccgccccctctgtgggggaaaacatgctaacatcgcACAGTGAAAGTGAATGGGCGAACTCGCTAACAGTTACACTTTATATTCGTTTTACTTTCAAATGCAGCTCTGCTTGTTTCTgaacacaatgatgtgaaggaATTGTGTTTACCTAACTGTCCAGTGTATGCTAACAACTTAACTCACTCTCAGTTTCCCAATTTTGATGACAAGCTTAGCTGGAAGCTAATATTCGATGGTAGCTTCATTaggttgctaactagctaactttaaTATCATCAGTTTAACATAACCAAAGTACACATTACGTATTAAAACTATTCCCACGGACATTGTAGGAAATGTACATTAATGTGAGAATACATTTAGATGCaacttatgtgtatgtggtgttatgCCATAAGGAGCTTGCTAAACCGAGCTACTCAGTCCGGCCATTGACaccaggggccggtttcactaaggTAGTTTAGACTGGTCTATGGGTTAAGATAGGTCTTACGTTTCTTTATAGACCAGTCTAATGCAAGTAAGCCAGTTTCGCAAAAGTTAAGACTATCTAATTttagacttaaaaaaatagaCACCTCACCCCCAGGCTAACATGGGTCTTAAGTGCTATATCACCATTGTAACAACAGAAAAGGTGCTAAATTACGTTAGCTTATCCATTTGAAATAAGCAGGCTAGCAGGGCTTCAGTCCTACAGCGTCTGCTTTAAACTAAGCTGGCTAGATTAAGGCAACAATGTATGTTCCTGCCTACGAATAAAATGTAAACGACCTTAAACGTGTaatgcacacattaaaagagCATGCGGACTGGTAACTTGCATGGTGAAAGTAACTTAGCTTcctagccagctagccagctaacgttacaATGCCTCTTACGGTGAAGTGAGATAGAACATGGGTAGGACAAGACGGGAGCAAAATATTTATCCGTTATGTTAGCCAATAACGATAACCACACTGGCCACTATGCATGACACAAAAAGTCTTTATACGTGTTAAACTCCTCCAAAATGCACAGGTTCTCTGAGTGAGTAAAAGCTACGTGGTTAGTGTCCACTCGGTcggccatgttttttgttttgaaaagagtcTTAAAGTACCTAgattacccacaattctttgcatCTAGTCCTACTTAGGATAGTCGGTGTCTTAACTGCTTTGTACAACACTATTATTTAGACGTCTATGCTAAGTCTGACTATACCCTTAGTCTAAGTTATAGTCACAGTCTAtcttagtgaaaccggccccagtTCTACAATGGGTGTACTCGAGACAGTTCTGGCTATTTAACTGGAATTAGCAAAATGAGGGAACTTAATGTTACTCTTAACCTCGGTGATACAGAGATAACTATCAGTCCAAACGTGGTTTAGCTGTTTATTGATctttgttaaaatatttaatttttttaaaggTGTTTTCTGTACTCACACCGTCCACCTTCATTAGATTGCATGCAGTGGAAAcgaatgttttcccccacggggatgtttcagccatggtaaccacggtaactgggggcgcactgcaaaaaatgaaatctaaccaagtgtaattatcttatattaaggtaaataatctattttgtattgttttaagtatgaatatacttacctagtgctctctcaaaagataatttcacttaatttaaggagactttgacttattttaaggagtcttatcaagataaattgacttactgcactggcagataaatttgcttgttttacgacaaatttacttactgcactggcagatcattttttcttattttcaggaagaattgacttaaaataagacaattttttcttaaattaagtgaaattatatCAAAAGAAAGCCCTAGGTAAGTGTTTtcgtactgaaaacaatacaaatgagTTTTTTTgccttgatataagattaaaacacttggttagacTTTATTAGACAAGCCATTTTTTGCAGTGCGGGAACCATGagtatgacgagatgccgtctgtatgatgtttcagccatggtaacCACGGTAACTGGGGACGGGAACCATGagtatgacgagatgccgtccTCAAATGTTGAGTAGCAAGAATTTATTCCGATATTCAAGAAACTTTTGACAGAATAGGCCTATTGCTTGATCGAGCTAACACACTTTTCATAGTTTCAGACAAATGTAAAATTATATTAACATCTTGGAAATATTTATTTACTTGTAGGCAGAAATATTGAATGATCATGAAGTGGTGCTATATGACGATTATTCCTTGTGGAAACTACCTCATTATGAGTATTTTTGATTCTGTCTCAGCCAACACTGTGTGTCAACCTTAAACTGTCCACTGAAAGGAAAAAGACCAAACAATAAGGACAAGGAAAGCAATCAATGGATTTTGGCCCGAGAGGGATGTTTATGGACTGCATTACACTGGGTATATAATAGCCCTTGTTTGATTAGCAAACACTGAATGTCTCAGTTGCACAGGTGCAGATTGATTTTATTCATTGTTAAAAACACTCTAAGCTCTCCCTACCATGACAACTAACATTTGGCAGATAAGAGCTACTTATTTGTCCTAGGTGTCTCTGTAGAGGACAGTAGGCTTCTGCTGCACAGCAGGTGCAAAAGACAGGTGTGCTCTTTGAGGGTTTTGAGAAGGAAACAGATTAGATTCTCATGAACACAGGACAACACATCTCCCCTATCCCTAAGTTATCTTCAAGATGAGTAGGCTATTATTAGCCAGAATACATTTTGTACATGAAAATACCAAGTGTAAGTTGAGCATAATGAAATAGTCCTTTGTGGATGATGGTAGGCTAACAACTCTGTTGAGCATAAATTAAAACTAATTTAATTTCTAGACAAAATTAATGCCCTGCACGTGATCCTGCACAAACATAGATAAGAAAGGCAGATGCGCTCAAACTCCGAGTTTTATGAAGTCTTTGGGTGCGTAAAAAGAAAAACTAGTTTAAAGCAAAATAAACGCACTCTCGAATATAATCTTGTTACTTTATTTAACTACAAAGCATGAACAAGACGGACGCGTTTCGGCTAACAGCCGAACAGCCTGCACAAAGCATAAACATGGCTGGGTCCGTGCACATTTGAATCTGTAAGTTAATACTTTAGAATCTGTACCATTTCCATGACActtaaaaaaaagcaacaacaacaaaacaattatATCACAGGCTGTTCACACAGTGCCAAAGCCTGTTTGTAGCATACGTTTCAAATACAACCCATAGTGTATGCAAAATAAGCTAGGCTATTAGCTAAACAGTTTCTTAAGTCTATCTATGTATAGCGCTCAATAGCATAGACTACATCACTTACATTTTTTAGACTATTCTAAGATAACACTGACCTCCATAGGAAAGGCCTTGAAGTTGACAGTGTGCTCTGAACCACGTTGATTCTCTTTGCCCCAATGAAAACGCACCTCATGTAGCTCATATTCATGGTCACTTGGAAGGGGCCCCCCGGTCACCACTGTGTTTGGCACCCCAAGGACATAAGAATAAAGATGGGAAGGAAGTAATGACCACAACACAATGACAAATTACACCGTTCTTGTTGTGGTTTACAAGAAATAACAAATATCTTAAATCTTACCAACTTTGATACTTTTAAACTGAAacaaaatataggctacagatgtTCATACCTCTCCTATGTGTAAGGCATCTTTACCTGATTTGGATTTCAGCATTATCCTCACAGTATGTCCATCATTGATAACTTCACAGTCTCGGCACACCACATAGTTTGGTGTGAGGCCCACCTCTAGCAATCTGGGGTCATAGCATGCTTCTCTAGAGTTGAGGTTTATAGGTGACTGGTTCTCACCGTTGGCCTCAGGAAACAACAACCCCCACTCCACACCTGGAAGAATAATCAGCCAGTCATTTTGATTATCTCTATATTCTTTTAATGTCAGATATTGGACAGCTTAATTTTTACCATGAGGATAATAATACATCTTTAATATGAATGTGGATGTTACACCTCCCAATAGAgctgtgtttttcattttaacaCTGTGCTCCTTTTGATGTTTTTCATGAGGAAACTAATTGAGGTCTGCTGGTGTTTTGGGGCTTCAGTGTCATTAGTGGAGGCCCAGCAGGAATAACACTCACTGAGGACATGAAGTGTGCTATTTTTCCCTCTCccatttctctccttcccttctcaCGTCTCACGCTTTTCTTTTGTCTAACAACTACACTGCTGCACCCTGAATTAAATAGAGAAACTGTTGTATTTGTGCTAAGACATGTTTTGTTTCTGCTCTTCAAACAATTGGAAGTTAAACAAGTCAAGTTCATCCTGTTTTTTCTACCTTATCTCTTAATGAAGGACACATCTGCTTGCCAGTATTTGGATGATTCATACATTTATGAGAATTAAAACATGCAACTCATTAAGCATGGTTATAATATAAGCAGAAGTCAAGAAAGCACCGTGTGGTCTCTCCAAATTAAAACCTTTTTACAGTAACAAACAATCTTACAGTACATAGAAAACATCATAATGGTCCAtacaaaacaaatagcctaaccgACAGCCAAATTGTCTAAAATGTTCAACAAATCATGCTACTAATTTCTGTCTATCAGTGACTggacaaaaaaatgtaaatacttCACTAGAGATAATAAAGTATCAAGTGCAAAATAGCAATATTCTTACCCTCTTCATATCCCCAGTCCAAGTCATCCTTTCCTGGGTAGTAATCTGAGTCTTCTATCACACAGTCTGCCATTATAAAGGAATGTTAAGGTTTTTACGAAGAATGCTTGCACCATAAAATGCTGTGTCCCCCTTTTCTTGTTTGCCTTCTTCTTTGTTGAGATGTAAATGATGTCAACTTAGAACAATTCTCAGACTTTGGACACACCTGATTAATGCACAACAAGTAACTCCTCTCTGGTCTGACTAACACTCCGGACAAACCAACTAAATTAAAAAACCTGCAGAGTTTAACTGGATTCCAAAGAGGTCTTATGTCTGAATCTCCTTTTCTGAAGCTCTTTTTTCCTTTACAGCGTCTATGCTGACTTTGTTCCTTTCGACTGCTGGCTCTAAACTCCTTCTCGTTCACAGTAAAACTTAAGATCTGTGCCAACTAAGTGCAAAAAAATCTGTTCCACTTcatctttgtctccctctcccttttactctctctctctctctctctctctctctctctctctcctctctctctctctttacagcaCTCCGTAGCCCTGGGAATAGATGTGCCAGATAGTATAAGCCTTGGTTTCTGAGGTAGTTGAGTTTCAACTGAGGGAGCCAGCAGGATTGCTTGGAAAAGATGTTGCATTTGGAAGGTCAAACTAGAGGTTCCTCCCACAGAAAAGGAAATAGGTGTGGTTGTAAAACAGTAAGTACCTCAAGCCAAAATGAGATAAATAAGCTGGTCTTTGTGCCAGTTGTTTCCTTTACAccatttattacagtgcatgaaaatgaaaatgcactgtactgttcttcctaggcttcttattattattctgcttaccaatttcatttttgctattcagcttgaaccatttaacctagaaacttttttaaaaatatataatttaaaaACGATTAAAATGTtctccatagacttaacattgggctgatgacatcacaatagagcggttaagcaattagaatcctatgcaGATGGCCAGGCCacctcatttgtttttttttcatttatttatttattcagagaaaattgactgagcatgaAAACTCTTTtgcagcaatgccctgagtatAAAAGCAATCAATAAAATAatcaaaaacataaaataagaaCAATAAGCAAGTACAAATTAACCCCAAGGGGAACGGCCTTACTTACAAAATAAAcagaatgaaataaataaagtaataaaacatataaaataataattaaaacaagTCAGTTAAAACAAGCACACTGCTGTACAGGACTCATATCATGTAATAAAGCCTTGAATTTATCTGTAGATAAAAGTCTGTTAAGTCTCAACACCTCCGGCAAGTGGTTCCATTTGGTTGGTGCAAAAGACTGAAAAGCTAATTTGCCAATCTCAGTTCTCACTCGAGGAGTTTCTAGGGTAATACAACTTTGTGACCTTATACTATGTCTGCTCTGTCTAATTTAATAAAAGTGAAGGTAAGAAGGTAATTTACCTTGTAATGCCTTGTAGATAAATAGGTGGCAatgtctttccctcctctcataCAGAGAAGACCATCCTATATTCACTACCAGCACAAAACCCCTGAATTTGGTACTTAAAATCCCCTGAATTTGGTACTGAACATTTTCAGTAGGAAATTGGCCATTTTCAGTACAGATCACAACAAATTCAGTAGAAAATTTGCTGAATTTGTCCCTTAATTTGCCTGTTTCTTCTGAATTTTACCCATGAATTTAATTAAGGGGTAATTTAAGAATATAAAACCcctgaaaacataccttcatTTAATGAATTAAGGGGTGATTTAAGGACTGTTCACTTAATTAAGAGGACTTTATACCCCTTAAAAACTCCTTATGTCAGACCTTAATTGGAGGAATTAAGGGATATTTTAAGAATATTTTAAGGTCCTTATATCCCTTAACCCCCCCTTATATTGGACTTATAAAATTGACTAATTCAGGGGGTATTTAATGTCCCTGAATTCATTAAGGGGTGGATTAAGGAGTGTTTAAGGCCCCTACACCCTTTAAAAAACACTTAAGTCAGACCTGAATTTTGATCAATTAAGGGGTGATTTAAGACCCCTGAACCTAAGGGGTGGTTTAAGACTCTTTTGAGGCATTTATACCCCTTATAACCTCCTGATATCAACCTTACCTTTGATGAATTAAGAGGCTATTTAAGGCCCCTGAATTTAATTAAGGGGTggtttaagtaagggataatcaacgacgcgccgtgcgtttataggaaaataatgcacgttcgaagtggtaataaggacccgacgccgcaggcggaggggactttacacttcgataagtgcattattttcctataaacgcacagggcgcggagttgattatcccgcttataccactgctactatcattttcgtttatattgccgctgtcttagatacaacgttgctgtttttaccgttacattcacattggcgaattgatattcaagtgtaataagcccaaaaaaacgaactacttcatagccgtgcggtatatagaaaaataatgcacgttccaaatagcgcatcacaataggaaatttgaccaagcagtggtataaggaGTTTTTAAGGTCCCTACATCCTTTAAAAACCACTTGTCAGACTTGAATTTAGATAAATTAAGGGGTGATTTAAGACCCCTGAACCTGATTaataggggtgcaacggatcgaaaaagtcacggttcggatcgttcctcggatcaagagtcacggatcggatcatttttcggatcagcaaaaaaaaaaaaaaaaagacaagacaagacaaataaacatagttttttCTTTAACgggatgttgtaacgtggctcaagcactttcagcatgtgtttaaagtaggctatagtgttgtcacgataccaaaattattgtttcgataccgatactaagtcaagaatgactttttcgatgcttttttacaattttagttgatttggtgtttaatcaccttatattgaatattgtgtgatcattcacaccagtggccatccaagattctgcttgaccctccacgcacaatctgcataattactagtagctacaaatgtttagtcatttgtgtaggctactgatatAGCTATCTTTATTGTGGTGTGGAGGTTCgtataggaggtgtgtgtaattgagtccctgtcgctttaagaaatacgtgagggtaactaattaggcttcagtctcacggttttattgttgagaaaataagttggatatagtgcatgatgacaaggatatttcattagataaaatacatgttaataaaactaacaagtcgaagaaaatctttctgggatcataaaatagatgagtgtcttgcaatgctcctttatgattttagtgagcacaagctatctccagatgtacaagctagccaaggttgcgtagcttattgctgacattgaacccaacagtaggctaagcctaaattacctaaatatcatagcatgggtaggtgcgcaacaaacttgagatgtaagtgtgcacaaacgaacttgatattaggctattattgtgttgctgctatgcagccacatcagcacttaaactagcagccatgtattgctggttatggcatgactgctaataacgtgtgtgagagcaaaaAAAGACGCGCAagcaggctaggggagcagagcagggagggactagaagcatgccttgtggacacgcatgttacttcaaaagaacacacggacattattattattaattattataaatcaatccgcggatcatgtgtgtgccgaaccgaagatactgatccgaacggatcacggatcaatgatgatccgttgcacccctactgATTAAGGGGTGTTTTAAGACTCTCTTCAGGCATTCATACCCCTTAAAACCTCCTGATATCAACCTTACCTTCGATGAAttacctgtctcccttcttcctttcttgtcaaaggttttggagaaagtggtcttcaagcaaatgtgtgacttcctctatcagaataacctactagaccctatgcagtctggtttcaagagtggtcattctactgaaactgctcttctatctgtgactgaagcattgagagtagctaagtcctctgctcagtcatcagtgttaattctgttagatttatctgcagcctttgatacggttaaccatgacattctcctttctacactatatgaactgggaatttctgggaaagctcttgactggttcaaatcttaccttaaagggcgttccttcagcgtgtcttggcagggacagatatcaaagtctcatgacctcactacaggagtccctcaaggatcagtattagggcccctccttttctctatttacaccacttctttaggtgggattattcgctctcatggatttgaatatcattgctatgcggacgacactcaacttttcctatccttcccacctgaggactctagtgtttcccatcggatctctgcatgcctgaaggatatttcaatctggatgaaggatcagcaccttcagcttaatctttcaaaaactgagctcttggtgtttccagcaaaaacagccattccccaacagatgaacatccagcttgattcatcctcattgactccaactagatcggcacgtaacttgggtgtcataattgatgacttactttctctgagcatgttgcctcaattgcaaagtcatgtcggtataccctgtacaacattaggaagatcagaccttatctgacacaagattccactcagcttcttgtacaggcaatggttatctccaagctggactactgcaattccctgttagctggcctacctgcttgcgtattaagaccactacagttgattcagaatgctgcagcacgactggtcttcaatcagccaaagaggacacatgtaacccctctcctagttactctccactggctccctatagtagccagaattaaatttaaatctctcactctggcctataggacactgactggatctgctcctagctacttcagttctttgatcaagatgtacattcccaaccgcccattgcgatcttctgaggagcgtctgttatgtcgacaaaccattcatgctaggtcaaactgtagatcctattcttcagtggttccgtgttggtggaatgagttgcccagtgctctccgttc from Sardina pilchardus chromosome 2, fSarPil1.1, whole genome shotgun sequence includes the following:
- the ca8 gene encoding carbonic anhydrase-related protein isoform X2; translation: MADCVIEDSDYYPGKDDLDWGYEEGVEWGLLFPEANGENQSPINLNSREACYDPRLLEVGLTPNYVVCRDCEVINDGHTVRIMLKSKSVVTGGPLPSDHEYELHEVRFHWGKENQRGSEHTVNFKAFPMELHLIHWNSTLFNSVEEALGKKNGVLIIALFVQIGKEHIGLKAITEVLQDLQYKGKTKIIPCFNPNTLLPDPLLRDYWVYEGSLTTPPCSENVTWILYRYPLTISQIQRTSKQASDIELEIHCKSFQRTCIVTGVMTEQLDRTTLLRN
- the ca8 gene encoding carbonic anhydrase-related protein isoform X3; amino-acid sequence: MADCVIEDSDYYPGKDDLDWGYEEGVEWGLLFPEANGENQSPINLNSREACYDPRLLEVGLTPNYVVCRDCEVINDGHTVRIMLKSKSVVTGGPLPSDHEYELHELHLIHWNSTLFNSVEEALGKKNGVLIIALFVQIGKEHIGLKAITEVLQDLQYKGKTKIIPCFNPNTLLPDPLLRDYWVYEGSLTTPPCSENVTWILYRYPLTISQIQIEEFRRLRSHVKGAELPEGNDGMLGDNFRPTQPLSDRVVRAAFQ
- the ca8 gene encoding carbonic anhydrase-related protein isoform X1, translating into MADCVIEDSDYYPGKDDLDWGYEEGVEWGLLFPEANGENQSPINLNSREACYDPRLLEVGLTPNYVVCRDCEVINDGHTVRIMLKSKSVVTGGPLPSDHEYELHEVRFHWGKENQRGSEHTVNFKAFPMELHLIHWNSTLFNSVEEALGKKNGVLIIALFVQIGKEHIGLKAITEVLQDLQYKGKTKIIPCFNPNTLLPDPLLRDYWVYEGSLTTPPCSENVTWILYRYPLTISQIQIEEFRRLRSHVKGAELPEGNDGMLGDNFRPTQPLSDRVVRAAFQ